The Allofrancisella frigidaquae genome has a segment encoding these proteins:
- a CDS encoding BCCT family transporter: MERNKGAYAPVFYPAIILAITFSLMGIFAPTVFSKYMGVVQNLILSNLGWLYILGMSIFVCLCIFLMFSRFGDIKLGQEHDLPQYGNISWFAMLFAAGMGIGLMFYGVAEPLQHYLAPPDQSLDQFYLAQEAMNITFFHWGVEAWSVYAIVGLSLAYFAYRHDLPLLPRSILYPILGKHIYGPIGHAVDVFAILGTLFGVATSLGFGAMQVSAGMSFLVGLPDNVNMQIIYIIFIVFLATVSVALGLDKGIKLLSNFNIILALALLAFVLFFGHTTDLIKDYFQNIGYYLSTIVNKTFNLYAYNKNNQTWLKSWTLFYWGWWIAWSPFVGIFIAKVSKGRTIREFVVGVLFIPVGFTFLWMTIFGNSAINIVMSGAGSELINASQNNIPVALFEFLRFFPFSTFASILAVFLVITFFVTSADSGSLVIDILATGNAKESITAHRVSWSILSGLLAISLLLAGGLQALQAATIISAFPLLFILFFMCISLIKSLRLDFLRIKSIETHSTVVQYVKANTSWQDRLAAIVNKPTKNQAREFLKEIVKPAILEVANKMQQTGLDTKVDLGKEQIHLVISKINSDNFVYTVMLRVYDSPSYRDDDIDKYTRVEVFLSHGGQYYDIMGYSKEQVIADIINQYDKHLHYLHLAVADKDIVN; the protein is encoded by the coding sequence ATAGAACGTAATAAAGGCGCATATGCGCCAGTATTTTATCCTGCTATTATTTTAGCAATAACCTTTTCCTTAATGGGTATATTTGCCCCAACTGTATTCTCAAAATATATGGGAGTAGTACAAAATTTAATTTTAAGTAACCTAGGGTGGCTATATATACTAGGGATGAGTATATTTGTTTGTTTATGCATATTTCTAATGTTTAGCAGATTTGGGGATATAAAATTAGGTCAAGAACATGACTTACCTCAATACGGTAATATTTCTTGGTTTGCTATGCTTTTTGCTGCGGGTATGGGTATTGGACTTATGTTTTACGGTGTTGCAGAACCTTTGCAACACTATCTAGCTCCACCTGATCAGTCACTAGACCAATTTTATTTAGCACAAGAAGCTATGAATATTACTTTCTTTCACTGGGGAGTAGAGGCTTGGTCTGTCTATGCTATAGTTGGGTTATCATTGGCCTACTTTGCATATCGTCATGACTTGCCATTATTGCCTAGGTCTATACTATACCCAATATTAGGCAAGCATATTTATGGCCCTATAGGCCATGCTGTAGATGTATTTGCTATACTGGGTACACTTTTTGGAGTTGCTACATCCTTAGGCTTTGGTGCTATGCAAGTTAGTGCCGGAATGAGTTTTTTAGTGGGACTTCCAGATAATGTAAACATGCAGATTATCTACATAATATTTATTGTTTTTCTAGCTACAGTTTCAGTAGCCTTAGGGCTAGATAAAGGAATCAAACTTCTTAGTAATTTTAATATTATCTTAGCATTAGCGTTACTAGCTTTTGTATTGTTTTTTGGCCACACTACAGACCTTATAAAAGATTATTTCCAAAACATAGGTTATTACTTAAGCACTATTGTTAATAAAACTTTTAATTTATATGCTTACAATAAAAACAATCAGACTTGGTTAAAAAGTTGGACTTTATTTTATTGGGGTTGGTGGATAGCTTGGTCGCCGTTTGTTGGGATATTTATTGCTAAAGTTTCAAAAGGTAGAACTATTAGAGAATTTGTCGTAGGCGTTTTATTTATTCCGGTTGGTTTTACATTTTTATGGATGACTATTTTCGGTAATTCAGCTATTAATATAGTTATGAGTGGGGCAGGCTCAGAGCTAATAAATGCTTCTCAAAATAATATTCCTGTAGCTTTATTTGAGTTTTTAAGATTTTTTCCATTTTCTACTTTTGCGTCTATTTTAGCTGTATTTTTGGTTATAACATTTTTTGTAACTTCAGCAGATAGTGGCTCTTTAGTGATAGATATACTAGCAACAGGTAATGCTAAAGAATCAATTACAGCTCACCGTGTTTCTTGGTCCATACTAAGTGGTTTGCTAGCTATATCTTTACTCTTAGCAGGAGGTTTGCAAGCACTGCAAGCTGCAACTATAATCAGTGCTTTTCCATTATTATTTATACTTTTTTTTATGTGTATATCTCTTATAAAGAGTTTAAGGTTAGATTTTTTACGTATAAAGAGTATCGAAACTCACTCAACAGTTGTTCAGTATGTTAAGGCAAATACATCTTGGCAAGACAGGTTAGCAGCTATAGTTAACAAACCAACAAAAAACCAAGCCCGAGAGTTTCTAAAAGAAATTGTAAAACCAGCTATACTAGAAGTAGCTAATAAAATGCAACAAACTGGGTTAGATACAAAAGTAGACTTAGGAAAAGAGCAAATTCATTTGGTAATTTCTAAGATAAATTCAGATAATTTTGTATATACAGTTATGCTTAGAGTTTATGACTCCCCTAGTTATAGAGATGATGATATTGATAAATATACTAGAGTGGAAGTTTTTCTAAGCCATGGTGGTCAGTATTATGACATTATGGGTTACTCAAAAGAGCAGGTTATAGCTGATATTATTAATCAATATGATAAGCATCTTCATTATTTACACCTAGCCGTAGCAGATAAGGATATTGTTAACTAA
- a CDS encoding Crp/Fnr family transcriptional regulator, with translation MQISFLKTIELFSQASNTTLEKLSEISTSFFYRKNTLVMDYDQSLQTFLYVTNGWLKLFRVSVDGEEIIIDILSQDHYYGESLITTSSREEAYMAHAISDLKGFTLPLDKLKLLLTLDSNLSFSFLQKMSQKQLLLNAHIEHLSIQNAMQRVGCFLLRLNNNVNTNYQKSSTIHLPYPKNILALKLGMRPETFSRAISKLYTRCNVQIKGEYVNIPQPKKLISYVCQHCSKTFPCNLPID, from the coding sequence ATGCAGATAAGTTTTTTAAAGACTATTGAGCTATTCTCTCAAGCATCAAATACTACACTTGAGAAGCTTTCAGAAATTTCAACGAGTTTTTTTTATAGGAAAAATACTTTAGTTATGGATTATGACCAGAGTTTACAAACTTTTCTGTATGTAACTAATGGCTGGTTAAAACTTTTTAGAGTAAGTGTTGATGGTGAAGAAATTATTATTGATATCCTTTCACAGGATCATTATTACGGTGAATCACTTATTACAACCTCATCTAGAGAAGAAGCTTATATGGCACATGCCATTTCTGATCTTAAGGGTTTTACTTTGCCTCTTGATAAATTAAAACTATTGTTAACGTTAGATAGCAATTTATCATTTAGCTTTTTACAAAAAATGTCGCAAAAGCAACTTTTATTGAATGCACATATTGAACATCTATCTATCCAGAACGCTATGCAGCGTGTAGGGTGTTTTTTATTAAGATTAAATAACAATGTTAATACTAATTATCAGAAAAGCTCTACTATACATTTACCCTATCCAAAAAACATATTAGCCTTAAAACTTGGTATGAGACCAGAGACTTTTTCAAGAGCAATTAGCAAACTTTATACTCGTTGTAATGTTCAAATTAAGGGGGAATATGTTAATATCCCCCAACCTAAAAAGTTAATCTCTTATGTCTGCCAACATTGCTCAAAAACATTTCCTTGTAACTTACCAATTGATTAG
- a CDS encoding CBS domain-containing protein: MKIANLMTKEPITLNESATVLEAVKEMEESNCGILPIVDDDKDIKGVITDRDIIVRAIAKNKNLEKTCITEVMSKNPVFCEEEDSLQHAVSQMTRHNIRRVLIKNKNGAFCGILSLIDVIHRVKDKTSLADLFKDANAES; this comes from the coding sequence ATGAAAATAGCAAATTTGATGACAAAGGAGCCTATAACTTTAAATGAAAGCGCAACTGTATTAGAGGCTGTTAAGGAAATGGAAGAATCTAACTGTGGTATTTTGCCGATAGTCGATGACGATAAGGATATTAAAGGTGTTATCACTGATAGAGACATTATAGTCAGAGCGATAGCAAAAAATAAAAACCTAGAGAAAACCTGTATCACAGAAGTTATGAGTAAGAATCCAGTCTTTTGTGAAGAAGAGGATTCATTACAGCATGCTGTTTCTCAAATGACTCGCCACAATATACGCCGCGTATTGATAAAAAATAAAAATGGGGCTTTCTGTGGTATTTTATCTCTTATAGATGTTATTCATCGTGTAAAAGATAAGACTTCATTAGCCGACTTATTTAAAGATGCTAATGCAGAATCATAG
- a CDS encoding TrmH family RNA methyltransferase → MQTLTQKLQKEIKKLHSNQGRKKSQFYIIEGLRCCQEALVRLDKTQIAALILTRESDNESYDIEQKFIVSEKEFTELSQTHNSQGIMLLAYKPEVKDLKFNDDFLLVLDRIQDPGNMGTILRTAIAVGLTEVALINGTVDPFNPKAIRAGMGAQFSLTFGYFESLKELCNHPQIKQRQIWLTTPHEGISCYDQSFKLNNSILVFGEEANGIVDFSLGQKTMIPTLSNIESLNVAQAATIYLFESLRQKLIIS, encoded by the coding sequence ATGCAAACTCTGACTCAAAAGCTCCAAAAAGAAATAAAGAAATTACACTCAAATCAAGGTAGAAAAAAATCGCAATTCTATATTATTGAAGGGCTTAGGTGTTGCCAAGAGGCATTAGTTAGGCTCGATAAAACCCAAATTGCAGCACTTATATTGACCAGAGAAAGTGATAATGAAAGCTACGATATAGAGCAAAAATTTATCGTTTCTGAAAAAGAGTTTACTGAGCTTTCTCAAACACATAACTCCCAGGGAATCATGCTACTTGCATATAAACCAGAGGTTAAGGATCTAAAATTTAATGATGATTTTTTATTAGTCTTAGATCGTATCCAAGATCCTGGCAATATGGGGACAATATTACGCACTGCTATTGCTGTTGGGCTAACCGAAGTTGCTCTTATAAATGGTACTGTAGATCCCTTTAATCCTAAAGCAATACGCGCTGGCATGGGCGCTCAATTTAGTTTAACTTTCGGCTACTTTGAAAGTTTAAAAGAACTTTGTAATCATCCACAAATAAAACAACGTCAAATATGGCTAACAACTCCACATGAGGGAATATCATGTTATGACCAAAGTTTTAAGCTTAATAATAGTATTTTAGTTTTTGGTGAAGAAGCTAATGGAATAGTAGATTTCTCACTTGGACAAAAAACTATGATTCCAACACTTAGTAATATAGAATCATTAAATGTGGCTCAAGCTGCTACGATATATTTGTTTGAGAGCTTAAGGCAGAAATTAATAATTTCGTGA
- a CDS encoding Hsp20/alpha crystallin family protein, with amino-acid sequence MNLLATKKNVPINLGQRKNTPFWSTAQNEFNKAFNNIYEWFEPFSSSIERFEDLSLCPAVDVVDEKNQLKIEIEMPGLGEDDIKVSIDNGILTVKGEKTTSRQDKDKNYMMREINYGSYERSLSLPDTVDVDKAKASFKKGMLWVVLPKKPECTKESKTIEVEKAL; translated from the coding sequence ATGAATTTGCTAGCTACTAAGAAAAATGTTCCTATTAATTTAGGTCAGCGTAAGAATACACCATTCTGGTCAACAGCACAAAACGAGTTTAATAAGGCATTTAATAATATCTATGAATGGTTTGAACCATTTAGCTCCTCTATTGAACGTTTTGAAGACTTATCTCTTTGCCCTGCTGTAGATGTTGTTGATGAAAAAAATCAACTTAAAATTGAAATTGAAATGCCAGGATTAGGAGAGGATGACATTAAAGTTTCCATAGACAACGGAATTTTAACAGTTAAAGGAGAAAAAACCACCTCTAGGCAAGATAAAGATAAAAACTATATGATGCGTGAAATTAATTATGGTAGTTATGAGCGTAGTCTATCTTTGCCTGATACAGTAGATGTTGATAAAGCTAAAGCATCATTTAAAAAAGGGATGCTTTGGGTAGTACTGCCTAAGAAACCTGAATGTACCAAAGAATCTAAAACTATTGAAGTTGAAAAAGCATTGTAA
- the queG gene encoding tRNA epoxyqueuosine(34) reductase QueG: protein MKLELTLKQWQKVKNYAVNELGLSSLSKADCDLSEYIPYYNKWIENGYHAELDYMVKHGQKRFVPDQLVPGTNSVIVATLNYLNRPISTKTEVKRLRAPSEIAEVSIYAHGRDYHKVMKKKLQKLGEYIDKITSDHQFRVFTDSAPVLEKPLAEKAGLGWIGKNSMLMNKEQGSFFFIGVIYSNLDLSKLPNTDLKLNECGKCQACIKLCPTGAILPNKMIDSRKCISYLTIENKEAIPLEFRDKIGTRIYGCDDCQLVCPFNNQAPVTTEQDFQQRNFLVNRPLLELFSWSKEDFDKYTQGSAIRRIGYDAWIRNVSIAIGNSPYKHENLLALENKRAEYLDNFLILEHIDWAITKLYNKQKSSI, encoded by the coding sequence ATGAAACTAGAACTAACTTTAAAGCAATGGCAAAAAGTTAAAAATTATGCTGTAAATGAGTTAGGCTTATCATCATTATCAAAAGCTGATTGTGATTTATCAGAATACATCCCTTACTATAATAAATGGATAGAAAATGGCTACCATGCTGAGCTTGATTATATGGTTAAGCATGGTCAAAAACGTTTTGTTCCTGATCAACTAGTTCCTGGTACAAATAGTGTTATAGTAGCTACCCTTAATTATCTTAATCGCCCTATTTCCACAAAGACTGAAGTAAAGCGTCTAAGAGCACCTTCCGAAATAGCTGAAGTTTCTATATATGCTCATGGTAGAGATTACCATAAGGTAATGAAAAAAAAGCTACAAAAACTAGGAGAATATATAGATAAAATTACAAGCGATCACCAATTTAGAGTATTTACAGATAGTGCACCAGTATTAGAAAAGCCATTAGCTGAAAAAGCAGGTCTTGGCTGGATTGGTAAAAACTCAATGCTGATGAACAAAGAACAAGGATCTTTTTTCTTTATTGGAGTTATATATAGTAATTTAGATTTATCCAAGTTACCAAATACAGATCTTAAATTAAATGAATGTGGAAAGTGTCAAGCATGCATTAAGCTTTGTCCGACTGGCGCAATTTTGCCCAATAAAATGATCGACTCACGTAAATGTATATCTTATCTAACTATAGAAAATAAGGAGGCTATACCTCTAGAGTTTAGAGATAAAATAGGTACTAGAATTTATGGTTGTGATGATTGTCAGTTAGTCTGTCCTTTTAATAATCAAGCACCTGTGACGACTGAACAAGATTTTCAACAAAGAAATTTTTTAGTAAATAGACCTTTACTAGAGCTTTTTTCATGGTCTAAAGAAGACTTTGATAAATATACACAAGGTTCAGCTATTCGTAGAATTGGTTATGATGCTTGGATAAGAAATGTTTCTATAGCCATAGGTAATTCACCATATAAACACGAAAATTTATTAGCTTTAGAAAATAAAAGAGCCGAATATTTAGATAATTTTCTAATATTGGAGCATATCGATTGGGCTATAACCAAATTATATAATAAACAAAAATCATCTATATAA
- a CDS encoding FKBP-type peptidyl-prolyl cis-trans isomerase N-terminal domain-containing protein produces MKLTKTLIIAPLLAGALVGSSFAADSKDDISYSVGYSMGKTLQTQMAQSNIAADNEQIVSGLKDGILGKDARLTPEQMQNAMVEFQKQAIAKQKAAVETQKQEVTNDKPTQASNNVVQAQSGKTQLAGTASAEQVASQTK; encoded by the coding sequence ATGAAATTAACTAAAACTTTAATTATAGCTCCACTATTAGCAGGAGCACTCGTAGGTAGTAGTTTTGCTGCTGACAGCAAAGATGATATCAGTTATTCTGTAGGTTACTCAATGGGTAAAACGCTTCAAACACAAATGGCTCAAAGTAATATCGCCGCTGATAACGAACAGATAGTAAGTGGTCTAAAAGATGGTATTCTAGGTAAGGATGCTAGATTAACTCCTGAACAAATGCAAAATGCAATGGTTGAATTTCAAAAACAAGCTATAGCTAAACAAAAGGCGGCTGTTGAAACCCAAAAGCAAGAAGTAACTAATGATAAACCTACTCAAGCAAGTAATAATGTAGTACAAGCACAATCTGGGAAAACACAATTAGCAGGTACAGCTTCAGCTGAACAAGTAGCAAGTCAAACTAAGTAA
- a CDS encoding ABC-F family ATP-binding cassette domain-containing protein gives MIFFKNVSYQVEIKELFNDINFSIFQNQKIGLVGKNGTGKTTLFNLIQANISPDKGDIELAKNTRIVTVKQEVDDFEATVIDYVINGVESLRSLKHKMAEALDKEDFVEYSTCHEEYESLGGYSIESQASKLLAGLGFSISQLEQKVKELSGGWQIRLNLAQALLQESDILLLDEPTNHLDLDAVLWLEQYLQEYKGSLLLISHDRIFLDNVVKQVFHIDEKKIVAYTGNYSSFEKQSYEQKVLQQKQFEKQQKHIEHLESFINRFKAKASKAKQAQSRVKMLDKIQRIEAVKTESEFSFEFKQPKERLNGTLVSLQNADLGYFQNKVLNNINLVIYNEMRIGLLGLNGAGKSTLIKSLIGEIDILSGKIEKHPNLRVGYFSQHSLDMLDMQASPLLHMQRLDTKATQEKLRTFLGSFNFTGDKALAKVDSFSGGEKARLALAMIVYQEPNFLLLDEPTNHLDIGVREALTVALQSFQGAIILVSHDRFLLESTVDEYMLVGQGEVKVFDGDMHDYYKYILEIKKLENNVSAKSQSVDVKKENCKFSADKRKQVKPLQDKVKKLEKSLDKLQQQNLVIEKQLQNQNLYGNKEKLQETLIEHVNLKELLEETELQWFKALEELESTRE, from the coding sequence ATGATTTTTTTTAAAAATGTATCTTATCAAGTTGAGATAAAAGAGTTATTTAATGATATTAACTTTTCTATTTTCCAAAATCAAAAAATAGGTTTAGTTGGTAAGAATGGTACCGGTAAAACTACACTTTTCAACTTGATACAAGCAAATATTTCACCTGATAAAGGTGATATAGAGCTAGCTAAAAATACGCGTATAGTTACTGTTAAACAGGAAGTTGATGATTTTGAAGCTACAGTTATAGACTATGTGATTAATGGTGTTGAATCTCTAAGATCTTTAAAACATAAGATGGCAGAAGCTTTAGATAAAGAAGATTTTGTTGAGTATTCTACGTGCCATGAGGAATATGAATCGTTAGGAGGCTATTCTATAGAGTCTCAAGCTAGTAAGCTTTTAGCAGGCTTAGGGTTTAGTATTAGTCAATTAGAACAAAAAGTAAAAGAGCTATCTGGTGGTTGGCAGATAAGGTTAAACCTTGCTCAAGCACTTTTACAAGAGTCAGATATTTTGCTACTTGATGAACCTACAAACCATTTAGACTTAGATGCAGTTTTATGGTTAGAGCAATATTTGCAAGAATATAAAGGTTCTTTGTTGCTTATTTCGCATGATAGGATTTTTTTAGACAATGTTGTTAAGCAGGTTTTTCACATAGATGAAAAAAAGATAGTTGCATATACTGGTAATTATTCATCTTTTGAAAAACAATCGTATGAACAAAAAGTACTTCAACAAAAGCAATTTGAAAAACAACAAAAGCATATAGAGCACTTAGAGAGTTTTATTAATCGCTTTAAGGCTAAAGCTTCAAAAGCCAAGCAAGCTCAAAGCCGAGTCAAAATGCTTGATAAAATCCAACGCATAGAAGCTGTAAAAACTGAGTCAGAATTTAGTTTTGAGTTTAAGCAACCAAAAGAGCGTTTAAATGGCACACTTGTCAGTTTACAAAATGCAGATTTGGGATACTTTCAAAATAAGGTTTTAAATAATATAAATTTGGTTATTTATAATGAAATGCGTATAGGGCTTTTGGGTCTAAATGGTGCTGGTAAATCAACACTGATTAAATCTCTAATTGGTGAAATAGATATACTTTCAGGTAAGATTGAAAAGCATCCAAACCTTAGAGTAGGCTATTTTTCACAGCATTCTTTGGATATGTTAGATATGCAAGCTAGTCCTTTGTTACATATGCAAAGGCTAGATACGAAAGCTACCCAAGAAAAACTTAGAACATTTCTGGGGAGTTTTAACTTTACGGGAGATAAAGCTTTAGCTAAAGTAGACAGTTTTTCTGGTGGTGAAAAAGCAAGGTTAGCTTTGGCGATGATAGTCTATCAAGAACCAAACTTTTTGCTACTTGATGAACCTACAAACCATTTAGATATTGGCGTACGTGAAGCTTTGACAGTAGCGTTGCAAAGCTTCCAAGGAGCTATTATTCTTGTCTCGCATGATAGGTTTTTGTTAGAGTCTACGGTTGATGAGTATATGCTGGTTGGGCAGGGTGAAGTTAAAGTTTTTGACGGTGATATGCATGATTATTACAAGTATATTTTAGAAATTAAAAAGCTTGAGAATAATGTCTCCGCAAAATCCCAAAGTGTAGATGTTAAAAAGGAAAATTGTAAGTTTTCAGCAGATAAAAGAAAACAGGTTAAACCTCTCCAAGACAAAGTTAAAAAATTAGAAAAAAGTTTAGATAAGCTACAACAACAAAATCTAGTTATAGAGAAACAATTACAAAACCAAAATTTATATGGTAATAAAGAAAAATTACAGGAAACTCTTATAGAGCATGTAAACCTAAAAGAGCTATTAGAGGAAACAGAGTTACAATGGTTTAAGGCTTTAGAAGAGTTAGAATCCACAAGGGAATAA
- the rsfS gene encoding ribosome silencing factor: MTTNQRLDITIEALDDLKGINIQTIDVEHLTDIMDKIVICTASSTTHARALAKHLEQELKENSISILGIEGNNKADWVLVDIGDIVTHIMLEETRELYALEKLWDIKRKDS; encoded by the coding sequence ATGACTACAAACCAAAGACTAGATATAACTATAGAAGCTTTAGATGATTTAAAAGGCATAAATATCCAAACTATAGATGTTGAGCATTTAACTGATATAATGGATAAAATTGTTATCTGTACTGCCTCGTCAACTACACATGCCAGAGCATTAGCTAAACACTTAGAGCAAGAGCTTAAAGAAAACTCGATTTCTATACTAGGCATAGAAGGTAATAATAAAGCTGACTGGGTATTAGTTGATATTGGCGATATAGTTACTCATATAATGCTTGAGGAAACAAGAGAGCTTTATGCTTTAGAAAAACTTTGGGATATTAAACGCAAAGATAGCTAA
- a CDS encoding multidrug effflux MFS transporter gives MKLRKGSKYLIFFIVIFVALPPFAIDTYIPAFGNISEFLNVDVSKMTITVSTYLVGFGIGMLIWGALSDRYGRKKILILGMLIYTISTILCSLSSDFETLIFMRFIQGLGDSPAAVASMAILKDCYRGQKLIKMMATMIMVFMIAPIISPIIGSLIIYTTGKWQNIFHFLTLYGVVLLCLTFIMPETHKPHKRSSSLLQSFYVYIKHTKNVPFILGAIGAGLCFGALFSFINASSNIIIEYFNLGYLQYCILFATNILGIVFASYYIKKNITPYNQNNIIFSGYLISTVVIIINLICSYIFNNIYVFVLLNTLATACFALVNITLTSKIIDLLKEGFAAGNAINRLTKFAIAGIGGFILSFYSISELMVEIPVQQLGFIILSLVLFLGIKNRLFPKG, from the coding sequence ATGAAACTTAGAAAAGGTAGTAAATATTTAATATTTTTTATAGTTATCTTCGTTGCTTTGCCTCCTTTTGCTATTGACACCTATATTCCTGCTTTTGGTAACATAAGTGAATTCTTAAATGTAGATGTAAGCAAGATGACTATTACAGTATCTACTTACCTTGTAGGTTTTGGTATAGGTATGTTGATATGGGGAGCATTATCAGACAGGTATGGCCGCAAAAAAATACTTATCTTAGGTATGCTTATATATACAATTAGTACTATCTTATGTTCATTAAGCTCAGACTTTGAAACTTTAATTTTTATGAGATTTATCCAAGGTCTTGGTGACTCTCCTGCTGCTGTAGCTTCTATGGCTATATTAAAAGACTGCTACCGTGGGCAAAAATTAATCAAAATGATGGCAACTATGATTATGGTATTTATGATTGCCCCTATAATATCACCAATAATTGGTAGCCTTATTATTTATACAACCGGTAAATGGCAGAATATATTTCATTTTTTAACCCTGTATGGTGTAGTTTTATTATGCTTGACATTTATAATGCCAGAAACCCACAAGCCACATAAAAGATCATCAAGTTTATTACAAAGCTTTTACGTGTATATAAAACATACTAAAAATGTTCCTTTTATTTTAGGAGCTATTGGTGCTGGACTATGCTTTGGAGCACTATTTAGCTTTATAAATGCTTCATCAAACATTATTATAGAATATTTTAATTTAGGATATTTGCAATACTGCATTTTATTTGCGACTAATATTTTGGGTATAGTCTTTGCAAGCTACTATATAAAGAAAAATATAACTCCATATAATCAAAATAACATTATTTTTTCAGGTTATCTTATATCTACAGTTGTTATAATAATTAATCTAATATGCTCTTATATATTTAATAACATCTACGTTTTTGTATTATTAAATACTCTTGCTACAGCTTGCTTTGCTTTGGTAAATATTACATTGACTTCAAAAATTATAGACTTACTCAAAGAAGGCTTTGCTGCTGGTAACGCTATAAATAGATTAACCAAATTCGCTATAGCTGGTATTGGTGGGTTTATACTTAGTTTTTACTCCATCTCAGAGCTTATGGTAGAGATACCAGTCCAACAATTAGGATTTATAATCCTATCTTTAGTTCTATTTTTAGGAATAAAAAATAGATTGTTTCCAAAAGGTTAA